A genome region from Ursus arctos isolate Adak ecotype North America unplaced genomic scaffold, UrsArc2.0 scaffold_18, whole genome shotgun sequence includes the following:
- the TOR1B gene encoding torsin-1B, which produces MRQVARLGRGAVLGLLLAVHAVAAFEPITVGIAIGAATALTGYLSYTDLYCRFAECCREKQPLNASALKLELEEKLFGQHLATEVILKALTGFKNNKNPKKPLTLSLHGWAGTGKNFVSQIVAEHLHSKGLRSNFVHLFVSTLHFPHEQQIKLYQDQLQGWIRGNVSACASSVFIFDEMDKLHPGVIDAIKPFLDYYEQVDGVSYRKAIFIFLSNAGGDLITKIALDFWRAGRKREDIQLKDLEPVLSVGVFNNKHSGLWHSGLIDRNLIDYFIPFLPLEYRHVKMCVRAEMRARGSAIDEDIVTRVADEMTFFPKSEKIYSDKGCKTVQSRLDFH; this is translated from the exons ATGCGGCAGGTTGCTCGCCTAGGTCGTGGGGCggtgctggggctgctgctggcgGTCCACGCGGTGGCGGCGTTCGAGCCCATCACCGTGGGCATCGCCATCGGAGCCGCGACGGCGCTCACCGGCTACCTGTCCTACACGGACCTGTACTGCCGCTTCGCCGAGTGCTGCCGCGAGAAGCAGCCGCTCAACGCGTCGG CCCTCAAGCTGGAATTAGAGGAGAAGCTGTTTGGGCAGCATCTGGCCACAGAGGTGATTCTCAAGGCACTGACGGGCttcaagaacaacaaaaatcccaAGAAACCGCTGACCCTTTCCTTAcatggctgggctggcacaggcAAGAATTTTGTCAGCCAAATTGTGGCTGAACATCTTCACTCAAAAGGCCTGAGGAGTAACTTTGTCCACCTGTTTGTCTCGACTCTGCACTTCCCTCACGAGCAGCAGATAAAACTGTACCAG GACCAGTTACAAGGATGGATTCGGGGTAATGTGAGCGCATGTGCGAGCTCCGTGTTCATATTTGATGAGATGGACAAGTTGCACCCCGGGGTCATCGACGCAATCAAGCCGTTTCTAGACTACTACGAGCAGGTGGATGGCGTGTCTTACCGGAAGGCCATCTTCATCTTTCTCAG CAATGCCGGTGGGGACCTCATAACTAAGATTGCCCTTGACTTTTGGCGGgcgggaagaaagagggaagacattCAGCTGAAGGATCTGGAACCCGTGCTGTCTGTCGGAGTCTTCAACAATAAACACA GTGGCTTGTGGCACAGCGGACTGATAGATAGAAACCTCATCGATTACTttatccccttcctccccctggaGTACAGACACGTGAAGATGTGTGTACGGGCAGAGATGAGGGCCCGCGGCTCTGCCATAGATGAGGACATTGTCACCAGAGTGGCAGATGAAATGACTTTTTTCCCTAAAAGCGAGAAAATCTACTCAGACAAGGGCTGCAAGACTGTGCAGTCACGGTTGGATTTTCACTGA